A single genomic interval of Blastocatellia bacterium harbors:
- a CDS encoding enoyl-CoA hydratase-related protein has product MSYERILYEVKGSLAYITLNRPEKRNALDALMLDELSSAFAQAGNDKEVRVVVLTGAGQDFCSGLDLTALQKIRQASILENLEDATRMVHVLTSMRYLPKPIVALVRGRALAGGCGLATACDLVLASETAQFGYAEVKIGFVPAIVTALLRRNVSEKRAFELVVGGQTIGAHEAERIGLINHVYPDDEFDARAETFLSALDQNSASAMALTKRLLYRIDGMTFELAMQTGAEINTIARMTDDLQQGIQQFLERKKN; this is encoded by the coding sequence ATGAGCTACGAACGCATTCTTTACGAGGTCAAAGGGTCTCTGGCTTACATCACGCTGAACCGGCCTGAGAAACGAAACGCATTGGACGCGCTCATGCTTGATGAGTTGAGCAGCGCGTTTGCGCAGGCCGGCAACGATAAAGAGGTTCGTGTTGTTGTGTTGACGGGAGCCGGCCAAGATTTTTGTTCGGGATTAGACCTAACGGCGCTCCAGAAAATCCGCCAGGCGTCCATCCTGGAGAACTTGGAGGATGCCACCCGCATGGTTCACGTGCTCACCTCGATGCGCTATCTGCCCAAGCCAATTGTGGCGCTCGTTCGCGGGCGTGCATTGGCTGGCGGCTGCGGGCTCGCAACAGCGTGTGATCTGGTGTTGGCCAGCGAGACGGCTCAGTTTGGCTACGCTGAGGTCAAGATTGGATTCGTGCCGGCCATTGTGACAGCATTGCTGCGTCGCAACGTGTCAGAGAAGCGCGCCTTTGAACTGGTCGTCGGCGGCCAGACCATCGGCGCACACGAAGCTGAACGCATCGGCTTGATCAATCATGTCTACCCAGACGATGAGTTCGATGCGCGCGCTGAGACATTTCTCAGCGCGTTGGATCAAAACAGCGCGTCGGCCATGGCATTAACGAAACGGCTGCTCTATCGCATTGACGGGATGACATTCGAGCTGGCTATGCAGACCGGCGCGGAAATCAATAC